From a region of the Fibrobacter sp. UWB16 genome:
- a CDS encoding ABC transporter ATP-binding protein — protein MSVFKRLTPYMQSRKILYPFALLFSSLSSIAGIAPFIYVWLIVRELFADTGNISYDMVKHYALMAVIFSAASVALYFSALICSHLVAFRIEGNIRRITMKKLLKLPLGFFDKNPTGRIRKIIDDNAAITHTFMAHELPDLAGTIVVPIASLVLLFIFDWRLGIASLVPIAYAIITLGSKMNKSKDFMQKYMKSLEDMNTEAVEYVRGIPVVKVFQQTIFSFKNFYKTIDDYHQMVTAYSSSWKFIMCSYTTLINGVALILVPTAFLIATSSGNIAATIVDLMLYVLVTPVFSQCVMRSMYLSQAVNQAKLAIGSIESLTDYPELATPTNPQEVKHFDVEFKNVKFTYPGTENEVLHDISFKIKEGETVALVGTSGGGKSTIAKLVPRFFDANDGEILVGGAPIKEIPQEVLMKNTSFVFQNTRLFKKSILENVRYGTPEASIESVNKALDLAQCREIIDRLPEGINTIIGSKGTYLSGGEQQRIVLARAILKNAPIVVLDEATAFADPENESLIQQALQTLSKGKTVLMIAHRLTSIVNADQILVVQGGRIVERGTHKELVEKGGIFAKMWQDYQQSVSWTIGGKNV, from the coding sequence ATGAGTGTTTTCAAAAGACTAACACCTTATATGCAATCGCGAAAAATTTTATATCCGTTTGCACTTTTATTTTCATCATTGAGTTCCATCGCTGGGATCGCTCCCTTTATATATGTATGGCTCATCGTCCGTGAATTATTCGCCGACACAGGTAATATTTCATACGACATGGTCAAGCATTACGCATTGATGGCGGTCATTTTCTCGGCAGCAAGCGTCGCACTTTACTTTTCCGCCCTCATCTGCTCGCACTTAGTTGCCTTCCGCATCGAAGGCAACATTCGCAGAATCACCATGAAAAAATTACTCAAGCTCCCGCTTGGCTTTTTCGACAAGAATCCCACCGGACGCATCCGCAAAATCATCGACGACAACGCAGCCATCACTCATACATTCATGGCGCACGAGCTTCCGGATTTGGCAGGAACCATCGTCGTTCCCATCGCCTCGCTCGTATTGTTGTTCATTTTCGATTGGCGTCTTGGCATCGCATCACTCGTCCCAATTGCCTACGCCATCATCACGCTCGGCTCCAAGATGAACAAGAGCAAGGACTTTATGCAAAAGTACATGAAGTCTCTCGAAGATATGAACACCGAAGCCGTCGAATATGTGCGCGGCATTCCCGTCGTTAAAGTTTTCCAACAAACTATTTTCTCGTTCAAGAATTTCTATAAAACGATTGATGATTACCATCAAATGGTCACTGCATATTCCAGCAGCTGGAAGTTCATCATGTGCTCTTACACGACGCTCATCAACGGCGTCGCCCTCATCCTTGTTCCCACGGCATTCCTGATTGCAACAAGTTCAGGCAACATCGCCGCAACGATTGTAGACTTGATGCTCTATGTTCTCGTGACCCCCGTTTTCTCGCAGTGCGTCATGCGCAGCATGTACTTGAGCCAAGCAGTCAACCAGGCAAAACTCGCCATTGGTAGCATTGAATCGTTGACAGATTACCCGGAACTTGCTACACCGACAAACCCGCAAGAAGTCAAGCATTTCGATGTTGAATTCAAGAATGTCAAGTTCACCTACCCCGGCACAGAAAATGAAGTCCTTCATGACATTTCATTCAAAATAAAGGAAGGCGAAACAGTCGCACTCGTTGGTACATCTGGCGGCGGCAAGAGCACCATTGCAAAACTCGTCCCGAGATTCTTCGATGCCAACGATGGTGAAATTTTAGTCGGCGGCGCGCCCATCAAGGAAATACCCCAAGAAGTCCTCATGAAAAACACATCATTCGTTTTCCAGAATACTCGACTCTTCAAGAAGAGTATTTTGGAAAACGTCCGTTACGGAACTCCTGAGGCATCCATTGAAAGCGTCAACAAGGCGCTTGATCTCGCCCAATGCCGCGAAATCATTGACCGTCTGCCCGAAGGCATCAACACCATCATCGGCAGCAAGGGTACATACCTCTCCGGCGGCGAACAGCAGAGAATCGTCCTTGCCCGCGCCATTCTCAAGAATGCACCGATCGTCGTTCTTGATGAAGCGACCGCATTTGCAGACCCCGAAAACGAAAGCCTTATCCAGCAAGCACTGCAAACGCTTTCGAAGGGCAAAACAGTCTTGATGATTGCACACAGACTCACAAGCATCGTGAATGCCGACCAGATTCTCGTCGTACAAGGCGGCCGCATCGTGGAACGCGGCACGCACAAGGAACTCGTTGAAAAAGGCGGCATATTCGCCAAGATGTGGCAAGATTATCAGCAGTCCGTCAGCTGGACTATCGGAGGCAAGAATGTATAA